The genomic window TAACAAAAGAAGGCCGCAGCACCCTACGTTGGATACTGGTTCAGTGTGCACAGCGAGCAATTCAAAGCAAAGGGAAATTACGATCTTTTTATTTGCGTTTAAAGGAGAAGAAAGGGCACAAAATTGCGATTGTAGCTACAGCACGTAAGTTGCTGCATATAATATGGGCGGTTCTAACACGCCAAGAAGAATACATGGAACTCACAAAAAATTTGCTGGAAAGAAAACTAAAGAGTTTAACCAAACAAGCTCAAGCGTACGTAGTAGACATGAATGAACTGTTGCGAGTAATTGATGGCATCGAAGATGTATCGGAGAAAGAAACTCAGTCCTGGCTATTTGGAACAGGATAATTATTTAGCTTGCAGGATATGAAGCATATGAGCTTCAGTCCGTCTCCGTCAAGGGAAAGAGCATTGACTGATCTACTGAGCTATGGTGAACAATTAAGCAAGCTAGCCAAAGCAAGCCTGGTTAAAAAATCGAAATGACCTGGCCTAGTATTATATTGCCTTTTTTACATTTGACAACTGTAATTGCTTGAGAATTTTCGGAGCAGGACTTGCATTTTTTCATAGGTGCTTGAGAATTTTCGGAGCAGGACTTGCATTTTTTCATAGGTGAGAGGACGGGGGCTAATCGCCCCCTCCTACTCGATACATTCATCCAGTTCCTTCGAACCTGATGGAATTTTCAAGAGCTTCCTTCTATATATTGTTTTCAGGTTGAATATCGGTTATTATAGCCTGGGCATTTTCTTCTTTGCAAAGGTCGCCGGCCGAAAAGATCTCTGTGTCGAACACTTTTATATAATTTGAAGGCACCACTTCGCTGTATGAAGTGGTCACACCCGCCATATTTAGACCTGCAATTTTCCCCTGTTCCTTTGCTACCGGCCATATGCCATAAACCTTGCCGTTATATTCCGCCACATCTCCGGCGGCATAGATGTTTTCAACAGATGTCCGCATGTATTCATCTACCACCACACCGCGGTTTATGTTGATACCGGTGTCTTTCAGGATACCTATATTGGGACGCACACCTATGGAAAATACTACAAAGTCGGCTTCTACATCAAGACCCGCCTTTGAAGAAGGAGCCCGGCTTTTAGCCGGGCTTTTAAAGATGTATGATAAGGGGGGGTGAGTAAACAGTTTTTTTAGGCTTCTTCGAACATATCTTTACCCACGCCGCACTCCGGGCAAACCCAATCATCGGGAAGGTCTTCAAAGGCGGTCCCCGGCTCTATGCCGTTGTCGGGATCACCTTTTTCAGGATCGTAGACATATCCGCAAACTGTGCAAACCCATTTTTTCATGAAACGCCCTCCAATTTTTCATTAAGTTTATTAAACTATTCTTTCAGATTTTTTTACCGGC from Biomaibacter acetigenes includes these protein-coding regions:
- a CDS encoding FAD-dependent oxidoreductase, which codes for MRPNIGILKDTGININRGVVVDEYMRTSVENIYAAGDVAEYNGKVYGIWPVAKEQGKIAGLNMAGVTTSYSEVVPSNYIKVFDTEIFSAGDLCKEENAQAIITDIQPENNI
- the rd gene encoding rubredoxin, which gives rise to MKKWVCTVCGYVYDPEKGDPDNGIEPGTAFEDLPDDWVCPECGVGKDMFEEA